The genomic DNA GCAAGCGGTCCGGGTAGACCTGCACCAGCACCGGCATCTTGAACTCGCGCTCGTTGCGATCGAACTCGACGCCGATCGACTTGACCTCGCCCAGCACCACGCCGCGGAAGTCGACCGCCGCGCCCGGCGACAGACCGCGCAGCGACTGGTTGAAATACAGCAGCAGGTTCTGCGCGGGCCCGTCGGGCTCCTTCATCGCGGTGGTCTCGTCATCGGCCAGCGCGAAGGCGGTGTTCTCGGGCGCGACCGGCCCCATCTCGTCGTCGGGCGACTGGAAGGCGATGCCGCCCAGCAGGATGCTCACGAGCGACTGGGTGCGCAGCCTGAGGCCGCCCGCGTTCAGCTCGACGTCCACGCCGCTCGCATGCCAGAAGCGCGTGTTGGCGCCGATGAACTTGTCGTAGGGCGCGTTGATGAACACGCGCAGCGTCACGCCGCGGCCGTCGCCGTCGAGCTCGTAGGCCGCGAGCTGGCCGACCTTGACGCGCCGGAAATACACCGGCGAGCCGATGTCGAGCGAGCCGACGTCGCGCGCATGCAGAAGGAACTGCCGGCCCGACGCATCGCGCGTCACGATCGGTGGCACCTCGAGTCCCTGGAACTCGTCGGCGGTCTCGTCGGAGCTGCCGGCGTCGGCACCGATGTAGGCGCCCGACAGCAGCGTGTTGAGGCCGGAGATGCCCGAGGTGTCGAGCCGAGGCCGCACCACCCAGTAGCGCGTGTCCTGCGCCGTGAAGCTCTTCGCCTCCTTCTTGAGCTGCACCTGCACGTGCACCTCGGAACGATCGTCGGCCAGCCGGATCGACTGCACCGTGCCGATCTGCACGTCCTTGTATTTGACCGCCGTCTTGCCGGCTTCGAGGCCTTCGGCGGTCTTGAAACTCAGCTGAATCTCGGGCCCGCGGTCGATCAGGATGCGCGCGATCAGCGACACGCCGACGATGGCTGCCACGATGGGAATCAGCCAGATCAACGAGGGCACCCAGTCGCGCCGCCGCGCGATGACCGGCCCGAGCAGCGGCGGCTCGGCCTGTGTCGTCTTGTCTTCGTCGCTCATGCGGTTCTTTCGGTTTCGTTGATTCCGGCCGCGTTCATGGCATCCTGCGCCACGGGCTCGCTGTCCCAGCTGAGCCGCGGATCGAAGCTCAGCGAGGCCAGCATGGTCAGCACCACCACCGCGCCGAAGGCCGCGATGCCGACGCCCGCCGTGACCTCGGCGAAGCCCTGGATGCGCACCAGCCCCGCCAGCAGCGACACCACGAACACGTCGAGCATCGACCAGCGGCCGATGACCTCGAGGATGCGGTAGAGGGTCGCGCGCTCCTGCTGGCGCCAGTCGCTTCGCTGCTGGGCCATGATGGTCATCAGCGTCAGCGCGCTCAGCTTGAACAGCGGCACCAGGAAGCTCGCGACGAAGACGATGGCGGCCAGCCCGTAAGCGCCCGAGACCCAGAAGTAGATCACGCCGCTCAGGATGGTGTCGTACTGCGCGCCGAACAGGCTGCGGGTGATCATCACCGGCAGCAGGTTGGCCGGCAGGTACATGACGGCGGCCGCGATCAGCAATGCCCAGGTGAACTGGATGCTGTGCGGCTTGCGGATGTGCAGACGCGTGCCGCAGCGCCCGCAGGCTGCGCCTTCGGCGGCGCCCTGCCACACGGTGCCGCAGTGGCGGCAGCTCATCAGCCCGAGCTGCACCGCCGTCGTGACATGCGTGGGGCCATCGCTCATTCGCGCCGCTCCGTCTTCGGCCCGAAGGCCATTTCCCAGAACGTGCGCGGATCGAAGGACAGGATCGCGGTCAGCAGCACCGTGAGGCCCATGAAGGCCCAGAGCGCCGGACCCGGCAGGACCTTGGCCATGCTGCCCAGCTTGACGATTGCCACCAGCACGCCGAGCAGGAAGACCTCGATCATTCCCCACGGACGCAGGGCCTGCAGCCCCTTCACCAGCAGGCCGAAGCCGGCCGGCCGGCGTTCCCGCGCCAGCGGCACCAGCAGGTAGAACAGGATGCACAGCTGCAGCAGCGGAAAGAGGATGGTGGTGGCCAGCACCAGCAGCGCCACCAGCGACATGCCTTCGCTGCCGAGTGCCATCACGGCGCCGAGCAGCGTGGTCTGGCTGCTCAGGCCCTGCAGTTCGATCTCGACGATCGGGAACAGGTTGGCGATGGCGAACAGGATCAGGCTGGCGACCGTGAGCGGCAGCACGCGCGTGCTCTGGTCGCCCGGATGGCGGTCGAGTTCGGTGCCGCAGCGCGCGCAGTGCGAGACCTCGCGCGGACGCAGCGGCGTGCGGCGCCAGACGGCGTCGCAACCCTGGCACACGATGGCCTCTGGAACTTCCTTCATAAACCTCCATGTCGATGGCCGGCGAGCTGCGTGACCGGAAAATCCGGCGGCGTACGCACCCGGGCCGGCAGGCGTCCCGCGTCGATGTCGACCTGGCTATGGTAGAGGGTAGAGCGACAGCCGGCCCGGCACCGGCCATCGTCAGGGACGGAGCACGATGTCGAGCCCGGCCAGCACTTCGGCCACGGCGACGGAACGCATCGAGGCTTGTCCGTTCGGCGCGCCAGGCAGCGTTGTGCGGCGCCGAGGCACCGGCGACCTACTTCTCCGGCATGGCCGATGAATGGTGGCTGGTGATCAGCCATTGGTTGCCATCCCAATGGTAGGTGTACGTGTACCGCGCCTCGACGACAGCGCCGGTCTTGGCGAATTTGAAGGTATACAGGCCGGCATCTACGGCCGTGTTGCAACCTATCTCGATGGTCCTGAAATCAATGCGGCCGAACGGCTTGTTTTCAAGAAAGTGTTCGAAATAGTCCAGCTTCTGCGCCGCATTGAGACGCGGCGTGTTGGAAACGGTGGGAAGCAGAATGGATTTATCCGCGTAATTCGCGACCACCTTGTGTGCGTCGCCAGTCTGCAAAGACTGGTTCCAGCGATCGAACAGCGCGGCAACTTCCGGCTCGCTGGTTGCCTTGCAGACCTCGGTTCGCGCCGATGCGGAACCCGGTGGACTGGAGGCGCATCCCGCAAGCAAAGCGCCCGCAGCCAAAAGCGAACATGCGACAGCTTGCTTCACGGCAGCTCCTTTTTGGTCTGGGAGTCCGACTGTAGATGAACAGGAGGGAACGTGGTGACTCTTCAGTCCCAGTATTTGACGGGAAGCCGATCGCCGTCCGAAGCCTAGAGCGCGACCAGCGGGTTGAAGCCGCCCCAGAACATGCGCTTGCCGTCGAAGGGCAACTTCGTCAGGTCCATCATGTCGGCCAGCCGCGGATCGCTCATCACCTTGGCATTCACCTCGTCGCGCTGCTCGCGTGATTCGTAGAGGATGTAGGTGAACACCACGATCTCGTCGTCCTTCAGCTGCACGCTCTGCGGGAACGAGGTGAGCTTGCCGGAGGGGACATCGTCGGCGATCCATTCGCGGTATTCGAGCGCGCCGTGCTCGCGCCAGACGGTGCCTGCGCGGATCGCCAACTCGCGATAGGCCTCCACCTTGTCTTTCGGGACGGGAATGACGAATCCATCGACGTAGGCCATGCGACGATCTCCTTCGGGCGGGTTGCAGATGCGGATGCCGACGCCTCAATATAGGCAGCGCCTCGTTCGCCTGCAAGCCCGCACGGCGGCGGGGCCGGGTCAGCCGGCGCGCAGTTGCGCGCGCAGGGTCGCGCCGATCTCGGGCCGC from Variovorax sp. PBL-E5 includes the following:
- a CDS encoding PqiB family protein gives rise to the protein MSDEDKTTQAEPPLLGPVIARRRDWVPSLIWLIPIVAAIVGVSLIARILIDRGPEIQLSFKTAEGLEAGKTAVKYKDVQIGTVQSIRLADDRSEVHVQVQLKKEAKSFTAQDTRYWVVRPRLDTSGISGLNTLLSGAYIGADAGSSDETADEFQGLEVPPIVTRDASGRQFLLHARDVGSLDIGSPVYFRRVKVGQLAAYELDGDGRGVTLRVFINAPYDKFIGANTRFWHASGVDVELNAGGLRLRTQSLVSILLGGIAFQSPDDEMGPVAPENTAFALADDETTAMKEPDGPAQNLLLYFNQSLRGLSPGAAVDFRGVVLGEVKSIGVEFDRNEREFKMPVLVQVYPDRLRRQAHNMPADLKFTAAERLQFLVGKGLRAQLRTGNLLTGQVYVALDFFPKAKPAKVDIAQNPIELPTEPNNGLDEIQSQVAEIAAKINKVPFEQISADLRRALGTLNTTLVSAEQLTKSLNNDVAPEMTAAMKDVRKTLDSAQKTLDSAGRAVAEDAPLQQDLRQTLQELTRAAGSLRVLTDYLERHPESLLRGKPEDKQK
- a CDS encoding paraquat-inducible protein A, producing MSDGPTHVTTAVQLGLMSCRHCGTVWQGAAEGAACGRCGTRLHIRKPHSIQFTWALLIAAAVMYLPANLLPVMITRSLFGAQYDTILSGVIYFWVSGAYGLAAIVFVASFLVPLFKLSALTLMTIMAQQRSDWRQQERATLYRILEVIGRWSMLDVFVVSLLAGLVRIQGFAEVTAGVGIAAFGAVVVLTMLASLSFDPRLSWDSEPVAQDAMNAAGINETERTA
- a CDS encoding paraquat-inducible protein A encodes the protein MKEVPEAIVCQGCDAVWRRTPLRPREVSHCARCGTELDRHPGDQSTRVLPLTVASLILFAIANLFPIVEIELQGLSSQTTLLGAVMALGSEGMSLVALLVLATTILFPLLQLCILFYLLVPLARERRPAGFGLLVKGLQALRPWGMIEVFLLGVLVAIVKLGSMAKVLPGPALWAFMGLTVLLTAILSFDPRTFWEMAFGPKTERRE
- a CDS encoding nuclear transport factor 2 family protein; amino-acid sequence: MAAGALLAGCASSPPGSASARTEVCKATSEPEVAALFDRWNQSLQTGDAHKVVANYADKSILLPTVSNTPRLNAAQKLDYFEHFLENKPFGRIDFRTIEIGCNTAVDAGLYTFKFAKTGAVVEARYTYTYHWDGNQWLITSHHSSAMPEK
- a CDS encoding DUF1428 domain-containing protein, whose amino-acid sequence is MAYVDGFVIPVPKDKVEAYRELAIRAGTVWREHGALEYREWIADDVPSGKLTSFPQSVQLKDDEIVVFTYILYESREQRDEVNAKVMSDPRLADMMDLTKLPFDGKRMFWGGFNPLVAL